DNA from Vibrio alfacsensis:
TGAAGCCCCAACGTATGGATGACTTGCTTGATAAAACGAATACGTTTACCAAGGCTATCAAGCAAAAAGAACGTCTTGCCAGGATTCATAATGGCAAGCGGGATACCTGGCAGCCCAGGACCGGTGCCCACATCGATAAAACGCTCACCCGGTAAGTGAGTACTAACGACGATGCTATCAAGAATATGTTTCACTAACATATCAAGTGGATCGCGCACTGACGTTAAGTTGTATGCCTTGTTCCACTTATCGAGCAGTTCGACGTAACCGACTAACTGCTCGCGTTGTTTTTCAGATACTTCTAAATCCGTTTGTGCGATCAGAGCATCCAATTTGGTGCGTAAAGCGCTCATTACTCTTCCTCACCTTTTTTCAACAAACCATGCTTTTTCAAATGCACAAGCAGAATAGAGATTGCCGCTGGCGTAATGCCAGAAATGCGAGATGCAATACCAATACTTTCTGGTTTTGCATCGCTTAATTTAGCAACCACTTCATTCGACAGACCTTTTACGTTTTTGTAATCCAAGTCTGTTGGCAGTTTAGTGTTCTCATGGCGCAGTGATTTTTCGATCTCATCTTGCTGACGCTTAATGTAACCATCGTACTTCACTTGAATTTCAACCTGCTCAGCCGCTTGTTGATCTTCCAGAGCCGGTGCGAATGCATCGAGCTGAGTGAGCTGTGAGTATGTGATCTCTGGGCGACGCAAAAGATCTTCACCGCTTGCTTCACGTGCCATTGGAGTCTTCAATAACTTGTTCAGCTCATCGATACCGACAGAATTCGGGTTCATCCACGTCGATTTTAGACGTTGACGCTCAGTTTCCATGTTATCGATTTTTTCATTAAAACGTGCCCAACGAGCATCATCAATCAAACCAAGTTCACGCGCTTTTTCTGTCAAACGCAGATCAGCATTGTCTTCACGCAGTAACAAACGGTACTCCGCGCGAGACGTAAACATACGGTAAGGCTCTTTGGTACCCATTGTTGACAAGTCATCAATCAATACGCCGACGTAGGCTTGGTCACGACGTGGACTCCAGCCATCTTTGTCTTGGCTGTACAAACTCGCGTTCAGACCCGCCATTAGACCTTGCGCGGCCGCTTCTTCGTAACCCGTCGTGCCGTTGATTTGGCCCGCAAAGAACAAACCACTGATGAATTTGGTTTCGTAGGTTTGCTTCAAATCACGTGGGTCGAAGAAATCGTACTCAATTGCGTAACCTGGACGAACGATGTGCGCATTTTCAAACC
Protein-coding regions in this window:
- the rsmG gene encoding 16S rRNA (guanine(527)-N(7))-methyltransferase RsmG, with translation MSALRTKLDALIAQTDLEVSEKQREQLVGYVELLDKWNKAYNLTSVRDPLDMLVKHILDSIVVSTHLPGERFIDVGTGPGLPGIPLAIMNPGKTFFLLDSLGKRIRFIKQVIHTLGLQNVTPIQSRVEEFQPEEKFDGVLSRAFASMTDMVEWCHHLPKQDSGVFLALKGQHPKDEIDLLPEWCCVTEIISLAVPELEGDRHLVILSRKEN